A window of Desulfatibacillum aliphaticivorans DSM 15576 contains these coding sequences:
- a CDS encoding ATPase, T2SS/T4P/T4SS family: protein MPKLASLFMGGKAQEAKEVTSLKKESSRYAILFVDDEPHVLKAMRRIFRKENYRLLTAESAEEALETLRAARVHVIVSDHRMPGMQGADLLRKVKELYPQTIRIMLTGHADVNAIMGAINEGAVYKFITKPWNDDDLRITVGLALEQYDLIKENVYLKNRQKEQTKKIKTLTKCFSANRSQIGRMLVKRNLLTKEDLEKAQQVQARSDKILPAILTEMKLADEKTIMEVMEEELKINRVNPAEFTASAPLASLIPSEICEKHLLVPLKRMDGQLVTAMADPTDLVKIDELRFLTGMPIKPALATHEDIRKKVQELYGGESALNSVISEIELMDPTETIEIILEEDEVVDVDELLKSKDQPPAIRIVNSIISDALRHGASDVHIEPKTKYLMVRYRIDDLLQEKIRIPMAMHPPIVSRIKVMSELDITERRKPQDGRVTVKASTKTVDMRISSLPTVNGEKIVLRILDKNAASQELEDLGLTSMDMEKILRFIRQPQGMVLATGPTGSGKTSTLYAMLRRGASITKNFTTIEDPVEYHMGMAEQVNVREKIGLDFPTILRSILRQDPNVIMLGEIRDFQTAEVAFHAALTGHLVLSTLHTNGSIASIIRLRDMGIKSYVMSEALTGIIAQRLLRRICPHCMEDSQVDAEVLKALRLDPDRLDFTPKKGRGCPQCNGGGYKGRIGVYEVLEFDSEFRRMVHSGASDAELMRAASQANMKTILEDSMDKVRAGISTCEEVLRVLGPQNTLEILCPACNHTMAQRFNYCPHCAAALVLRCRSCHSFLEESWKICPHCGAQSPLVDKEG, encoded by the coding sequence ATGCCAAAATTAGCCTCGCTGTTTATGGGCGGAAAAGCGCAGGAAGCAAAGGAAGTCACCTCCCTGAAAAAGGAAAGCAGCCGGTACGCCATCCTGTTTGTTGATGACGAGCCTCATGTTTTAAAGGCCATGAGGAGGATATTCCGGAAGGAGAACTACCGTTTATTGACCGCCGAGTCCGCGGAGGAGGCCCTTGAAACGCTTAGGGCGGCCAGGGTGCACGTGATCGTCTCGGACCATCGCATGCCGGGCATGCAGGGCGCTGACCTGCTGCGCAAGGTCAAGGAGCTTTATCCCCAAACCATCCGGATCATGCTCACCGGGCATGCGGACGTAAACGCCATTATGGGGGCTATCAACGAAGGCGCGGTCTACAAGTTCATCACCAAACCCTGGAACGACGACGATCTGCGCATCACCGTGGGCCTGGCCCTGGAGCAGTACGACCTGATTAAGGAAAACGTCTATTTAAAAAATCGCCAGAAAGAACAGACCAAGAAAATCAAGACCCTCACCAAATGCTTTAGCGCCAACCGCAGCCAAATCGGACGGATGCTGGTGAAGCGCAACCTGTTGACCAAGGAGGACTTGGAAAAGGCCCAGCAGGTCCAGGCCAGGAGCGACAAAATCCTGCCTGCCATATTGACGGAAATGAAGCTGGCGGACGAAAAAACCATCATGGAGGTCATGGAGGAGGAGCTTAAGATCAACCGGGTGAATCCCGCCGAATTCACGGCTTCGGCGCCGCTGGCCTCGCTCATTCCCTCGGAAATTTGCGAAAAGCATTTACTCGTCCCCCTAAAGAGAATGGACGGCCAGCTTGTGACGGCCATGGCCGACCCCACGGATTTGGTGAAGATCGACGAACTCCGTTTTTTAACAGGCATGCCGATCAAGCCCGCTCTGGCGACGCACGAGGATATCAGGAAAAAAGTGCAGGAGTTGTATGGGGGCGAATCGGCCCTCAACTCCGTGATATCGGAAATCGAATTGATGGATCCCACGGAAACCATTGAAATCATCCTGGAGGAGGATGAAGTGGTGGACGTGGACGAGCTATTGAAAAGCAAGGATCAGCCCCCGGCCATCCGCATCGTCAACTCCATTATTTCGGACGCCCTGCGCCACGGCGCTTCGGACGTGCACATCGAGCCCAAGACCAAATATTTGATGGTAAGATACCGGATCGATGATCTGCTGCAGGAAAAAATCCGCATTCCCATGGCCATGCATCCGCCCATTGTGTCCCGGATCAAGGTCATGAGCGAATTGGACATCACCGAACGCCGCAAGCCCCAGGACGGCCGGGTGACGGTCAAAGCCTCCACCAAGACCGTGGACATGCGGATTTCCAGTCTGCCCACGGTGAACGGGGAAAAAATCGTCCTGCGCATATTGGATAAAAACGCCGCAAGCCAGGAATTGGAGGATTTGGGGCTCACCTCCATGGACATGGAGAAAATCCTGCGCTTCATCCGCCAGCCCCAAGGCATGGTCCTGGCCACCGGCCCCACGGGCAGCGGCAAAACCAGCACCTTGTACGCCATGCTTAGGAGGGGGGCGTCCATAACCAAGAACTTCACCACCATCGAAGATCCCGTGGAATATCACATGGGCATGGCCGAACAGGTGAACGTGCGGGAGAAAATCGGCCTGGACTTTCCCACCATCCTCCGGTCCATCCTGCGCCAGGATCCCAACGTGATCATGCTGGGTGAAATCCGGGACTTCCAGACCGCCGAGGTGGCCTTTCACGCCGCCCTGACCGGGCATCTGGTTTTAAGCACGCTGCACACAAACGGCAGCATCGCCTCCATTATCCGGCTTCGGGACATGGGCATTAAATCCTATGTTATGAGCGAGGCCCTGACCGGAATCATCGCCCAACGCCTTTTACGGAGGATTTGCCCCCATTGCATGGAAGACTCCCAAGTGGATGCGGAGGTGCTGAAAGCCCTGAGGTTGGATCCCGACCGCCTGGACTTCACCCCCAAAAAAGGCCGGGGCTGCCCCCAATGCAATGGCGGCGGATACAAAGGCCGCATAGGCGTGTATGAAGTGCTGGAGTTCGACTCCGAATTCCGACGCATGGTCCACAGCGGCGCCTCGGACGCCGAACTCATGAGAGCCGCCAGCCAGGCCAACATGAAAACCATCCTGGAAGACTCCATGGACAAAGTGCGCGCCGGAATCTCCACCTGCGAAGAGGTTCTGCGGGTTTTGGGGCCTCAAAACACCCTGGAAATCCTTTGCCCGGCCTGCAATCACACCATGGCCCAGCGATTCAATTACTGCCCTCACTGCGCCGCAGCCCTGGTGTTGCGCTGCCGCTCGTGCCATTCCTTTTTGGAGGAAAGTTGGAAAATCTGCCCCCATTGCGGCGCCCAAAGCCCCCTTGTGGATAAGGAAGGATAG
- a CDS encoding heterodisulfide reductase-related iron-sulfur binding cluster — protein sequence MHPLIDKQTVKLIRQTGATFANAPDRKEILEQHGLPCDQKAENVIVTGCQILPAMPKVLQALAWVFDRAGFSYTFLSEEYCCGNNLYRPAIKAKDQEALAECQDLSRTFVEQNINKARQLGASRLVIFCSPCYPIYKHAFPDENIVFYPTAIDECLPSLERDMDIDYYAGCYRLHKKFAPVPMDLKGVSKCFSKIKGLGVHSISAPQCCYKPEGAAHMMNSVQTQTMVHVCTGCYFQALMNAPKDGKEPLNILMLPEFIDNMLQEAKS from the coding sequence ATGCACCCACTCATAGACAAGCAGACGGTCAAACTCATCCGTCAGACAGGCGCCACATTCGCCAACGCTCCTGACCGCAAGGAAATTTTAGAGCAGCACGGGCTGCCTTGCGATCAAAAAGCGGAAAACGTCATTGTCACCGGGTGCCAGATTCTGCCGGCCATGCCCAAGGTGTTGCAGGCCCTGGCCTGGGTGTTTGACCGCGCGGGCTTTTCCTACACTTTCCTGTCCGAGGAATATTGCTGCGGAAACAACCTGTACCGCCCGGCCATCAAGGCCAAGGATCAGGAAGCCCTGGCCGAGTGCCAGGATCTCTCCCGAACCTTTGTGGAGCAAAATATCAACAAGGCAAGACAGTTGGGCGCAAGCCGTTTGGTGATATTCTGCTCTCCCTGCTATCCCATTTACAAACACGCGTTCCCGGACGAAAATATCGTGTTCTATCCCACCGCCATTGACGAATGCCTGCCTTCCCTGGAGCGGGACATGGACATCGACTACTACGCGGGATGCTATCGCCTGCACAAAAAATTCGCCCCGGTTCCCATGGATCTCAAAGGGGTGAGCAAGTGCTTTTCCAAAATCAAAGGCCTGGGCGTGCATTCCATCTCCGCCCCTCAATGCTGCTACAAGCCCGAAGGCGCCGCCCATATGATGAACTCGGTCCAAACCCAAACCATGGTGCACGTCTGCACAGGCTGTTATTTTCAGGCTCTCATGAACGCGCCCAAGGATGGAAAAGAGCCTTTGAATATCCTCATGCTGCCGGAATTTATCGACAATATGTTACAGGAGGCCAAATCATGA
- a CDS encoding GTP-binding protein — protein MAQFDENGKKMVVKIVYYGPALSGKTTNLMRLHDAVNPSRRGDLLTLETKGDRTLFFDLLPLAARSKSNFLAKIKLYTVPGQVAHDATRKAVLSRADGVVFVADSQLTQSMSNFESFDNLENNAQRVGLDLDPLPLVIQYNKRDLQDIEPEDEVSARWSPTGLPLVFATALKGRGVVETFQRILSATYQSLDRMHGLEENFDMVEDDFLSLIGGGR, from the coding sequence ATGGCGCAATTTGACGAGAACGGGAAAAAGATGGTGGTGAAAATCGTGTACTACGGTCCGGCGCTGAGCGGGAAGACCACCAACCTCATGCGTTTGCACGACGCCGTCAATCCAAGCCGGCGGGGCGATCTGCTGACATTGGAAACCAAAGGGGACCGGACCCTTTTTTTTGACCTGCTTCCCCTGGCGGCGAGATCCAAGAGCAATTTCTTGGCCAAGATCAAATTGTACACCGTACCCGGCCAGGTGGCCCACGACGCCACCCGAAAGGCGGTTTTGTCCCGGGCGGACGGCGTGGTGTTCGTAGCGGACTCCCAACTGACCCAATCCATGAGCAACTTCGAGAGCTTCGACAATCTGGAGAACAACGCCCAAAGGGTGGGCCTGGACCTGGACCCCCTGCCTTTGGTGATTCAATACAATAAAAGAGATTTGCAGGACATCGAACCGGAGGACGAAGTGTCGGCCCGGTGGAGCCCCACGGGCTTGCCTCTGGTCTTTGCCACGGCCCTGAAAGGCCGGGGCGTTGTAGAAACTTTTCAACGGATACTGAGTGCGACGTACCAATCCCTGGACCGGATGCACGGGCTGGAGGAAAATTTCGACATGGTGGAAGACGACTTTTTGAGCCTGATAGGGGGCGGAAGATAA
- a CDS encoding sensor histidine kinase: protein MHSQKYILEDDGGLEDFDREYDITQLLPPPLMEKGTYHLKGLGLDKSFVLHPDGKEYYSFHVLKNEDLAVLQEAVKNCPDKGMRLDMSEAPVRLYPLMHEAETVGFLGLGPSNPETRPVEILIFSILKEFMTMNQQVLMTMGLHGKVVEDTYKALERRNAMLEESEQKYRRLAETLEKEVERKAEKIRKTQEMLLLQEKMASIGQLAAGVAHEINNPTGFISSNLNSLKEYGADFKLLFGKYRDLVKAIHDSHTGGRIPARVQEKLDEVRKTEQDIDVDFLLDDILTLVDESMDGADRIKKIVQDLKDFAHPEKHAIQYSDLNRIMDSTLNIVRNELKYKTRVERQYGNLDEVPCYPQQIGQVFMNLLVNAAQAMESSGEIHIKTYMEEDFAVVEVRDTGAGIAKENLSRIFDPFFTTKEVGQGTGLGLNVAYKIVDRHHGSIKADSQLGQGTCFTIKIPKENPDMECEAGEEECQN, encoded by the coding sequence ATGCATTCTCAAAAATACATTTTGGAAGACGACGGCGGCCTGGAGGATTTTGACCGGGAATACGACATTACCCAGTTGCTTCCTCCACCTTTAATGGAAAAAGGGACTTACCATCTGAAGGGGTTGGGATTGGACAAGTCCTTTGTTCTTCATCCCGACGGAAAGGAATATTATTCCTTCCATGTTTTGAAAAATGAGGACTTGGCCGTCCTTCAAGAAGCCGTCAAGAACTGCCCCGACAAAGGCATGCGGCTTGACATGTCGGAGGCGCCTGTCCGGTTGTATCCATTGATGCACGAAGCGGAAACGGTGGGCTTTTTGGGGCTCGGGCCGTCCAATCCCGAAACCCGCCCAGTGGAAATCCTGATATTCTCCATTTTAAAGGAATTCATGACCATGAACCAGCAGGTCCTCATGACTATGGGCCTGCACGGCAAGGTGGTGGAAGACACTTATAAGGCCCTGGAGCGGCGCAACGCCATGCTGGAGGAGTCGGAGCAAAAATACAGGCGCCTGGCGGAGACCCTGGAAAAGGAAGTGGAAAGAAAGGCGGAGAAAATCCGAAAAACCCAGGAAATGCTCCTGCTGCAGGAAAAAATGGCCTCCATCGGGCAGCTTGCCGCCGGGGTGGCCCATGAAATCAATAATCCGACAGGGTTTATATCCAGCAACCTAAACTCGTTAAAAGAATACGGCGCGGATTTTAAATTGCTTTTCGGCAAATATCGGGACCTTGTAAAAGCAATCCACGACAGCCACACAGGAGGCCGCATCCCGGCGCGGGTGCAGGAGAAATTGGACGAAGTGCGGAAAACGGAACAGGACATAGACGTGGATTTTCTGCTGGACGACATTCTGACCCTGGTGGACGAGTCCATGGACGGCGCGGACAGAATTAAAAAGATCGTGCAGGACCTGAAGGATTTCGCCCATCCGGAAAAGCATGCAATCCAATATTCTGATCTCAATCGGATCATGGATTCCACCTTGAATATTGTTCGCAACGAGCTCAAATACAAAACCCGGGTGGAGCGGCAATACGGGAATCTGGACGAAGTTCCCTGCTATCCCCAGCAAATCGGCCAGGTGTTTATGAATCTCCTGGTCAACGCGGCGCAGGCCATGGAAAGCAGCGGGGAAATCCATATTAAAACCTATATGGAGGAGGACTTCGCCGTGGTTGAGGTCCGTGACACGGGCGCGGGCATCGCCAAGGAAAATCTCTCCCGCATCTTCGACCCCTTTTTCACCACCAAGGAGGTGGGCCAGGGCACGGGGCTTGGTTTGAATGTGGCTTACAAAATAGTCGACAGGCACCATGGGAGCATTAAGGCGGACAGCCAGCTTGGACAAGGAACTTGTTTCACCATCAAGATCCCGAAGGAGAACCCTGACATGGAATGCGAAGCCGGAGAAGAGGAATGCCAAAATTAG
- a CDS encoding FAD-dependent oxidoreductase: MDCNIVIVGGGPAGVITALTAKSVYPEKSVYIIKEIADGVIPCSIPYMIYTLADPAQSILGNKPLEDAGVKIIVDKAESLDTAASVLTLASGRTIDYERLVIATGSSPVVPPIPGVELPGVFSITKSLSAISLLREKARAAKRVVILGGGFIGAEFADELTRNPDAEVHIVEILPRLLSQDFDDEFCDAATAELAGTGVQVHTGRRAISIGGEDKVKRVELDDGTSLQADIVIIGVGGRPNAELAAKAGLTVTEKGSIWVDSYMRTTVKSVFAVGDCALKRDFFTREEAPVWLASTATSEARIAGTNLYGIRVLRQIQGTVSAFSTKIGGLCLASAGMTRRMCEEEGFRIVTGEAMAPDRHPGFLPGASPMRVKLIFANRSGALLGGQISGGPSVGELINAISIGIQMQLNVRQLDMMQIATHPLLTSAPTVHPLINAAHNALAKLRLQK, translated from the coding sequence ATGGATTGCAATATAGTTATTGTTGGGGGAGGTCCGGCCGGAGTCATAACAGCCCTGACGGCGAAAAGCGTATACCCGGAAAAAAGTGTGTACATTATCAAGGAAATCGCAGACGGCGTAATCCCCTGCTCCATTCCATATATGATCTACACTCTGGCGGACCCGGCCCAAAGCATCCTGGGAAACAAGCCTTTGGAAGACGCAGGCGTGAAAATTATCGTGGATAAGGCGGAATCCCTGGACACGGCGGCCAGCGTGCTCACCCTGGCTTCAGGCCGAACCATCGACTACGAGCGGTTGGTGATCGCCACAGGCAGTTCTCCCGTGGTCCCGCCTATTCCGGGCGTAGAACTGCCCGGGGTGTTCAGCATTACCAAAAGCCTTTCGGCCATAAGCCTGTTGCGGGAAAAAGCCAGGGCAGCCAAACGGGTGGTTATTCTGGGAGGCGGGTTTATCGGCGCGGAGTTCGCTGACGAATTGACGCGCAACCCGGACGCGGAAGTGCACATTGTGGAAATATTGCCCAGACTCTTGTCCCAGGACTTTGACGACGAGTTCTGCGACGCCGCAACGGCGGAGCTTGCCGGAACGGGCGTGCAAGTTCATACAGGCAGACGGGCCATATCAATAGGCGGCGAGGACAAGGTGAAAAGGGTGGAACTGGACGACGGAACGTCCCTTCAAGCAGACATCGTGATTATCGGCGTGGGCGGCAGGCCCAATGCCGAACTTGCTGCGAAGGCCGGGCTGACCGTCACCGAAAAAGGCTCCATTTGGGTGGATTCTTATATGCGCACCACGGTGAAATCCGTATTCGCGGTGGGCGACTGCGCCTTAAAGCGGGATTTTTTCACCAGAGAGGAAGCCCCCGTCTGGCTGGCCTCCACAGCAACATCTGAAGCCAGAATAGCAGGAACCAACCTGTACGGCATTCGGGTGCTCAGACAGATCCAAGGAACCGTGTCCGCCTTTTCCACCAAAATAGGAGGCCTTTGCCTGGCCAGCGCAGGCATGACGCGCAGGATGTGCGAGGAGGAAGGATTCCGCATTGTCACCGGCGAGGCCATGGCGCCGGACCGGCATCCTGGATTTTTACCCGGCGCCTCGCCCATGAGGGTTAAGCTGATTTTCGCCAACCGAAGCGGAGCCTTGCTGGGAGGACAGATTTCCGGCGGGCCTTCGGTTGGGGAGTTGATCAACGCCATATCCATCGGCATTCAAATGCAGTTGAACGTGCGGCAGTTGGATATGATGCAGATCGCCACCCATCCCCTATTGACCTCGGCGCCCACGGTGCATCCGCTGATTAATGCGGCCCATAACGCCCTGGCCAAATTGAGGCTGCAGAAGTAG